One window from the genome of Cryptomeria japonica chromosome 6, Sugi_1.0, whole genome shotgun sequence encodes:
- the LOC131071426 gene encoding putative disease resistance protein At5g47280 has product MKMVDLVTQSVVGAVANDLLSLVRDAIKKSYNCKRYCKRLEKALEEIIPLLNEVIDTGSEEISQHRQNRLADFHKRLKDGTELVNSCSKVKRYNLYKSYKFATKIQALEKYIINFHPKQGWLHTMCDMQQLRESMKQGFETIQVEIAALELQQPRLMITDSMNQLQIDEEISSHIPQIPELPKSPVGLQISIDELWKRLSPEDVSHVAVKGLGGSGKTTLAIALCNDPKIKDHFKDRIVFETVSQSPNLRVTIERLWDKIVRGDRPDFHNVEDARILFQQGLNQMKPRPTLVVLDDVWKKHHLEKLLFKAEGYKTVITTRDSLVEAYCQYDLELLSEAGALSLFCFWAFGQKTVPETVDQNLVSQVIAECKGLPLGLKVIGSSLRDKPPAVWSHARNKLSQAEPISDYHKDGLLSCLKTSIDILEREVQECFLDLGIFPEDRKNPVAALSDLWVYVHELDWEAAYRNLIELNNRNLLSLVNSAMDHFGNMYGSSSELFIQHDVLRDLALTLARQEESINMRRRLIMPRGENYVPKIWKKHADSPFNAEIVSLHTGMMNEEDWCHMNFPRAKALVLNFSASEYFLPPFLQTMQQLKVLVIVNYNSERASLKGLSVLSSLSQLKSLRLERVIVPPLHDYCQTWQKLEKLLFSLCDCCEIMNWMQRSLCFNLPNLLELTIDHCSKLEELPACICNMTSLQKLSVTSCHILYKLSDDLGKLSSLQMLRLNGCPCLKELPYSICKLKQLKFLDISLCEHMQQLPDEFSQLSSLEGLDMRECSHVKKIPKSSSELKSLVHVICDEKLSLQWTAIKASNIPRLNVEVAEEPFHLDWLED; this is encoded by the exons ATGAAAATGGTGGATCTTGTGACACAATCCGTCGTGGGTGCTGTTGCCAATGATCTGTTATCGTTGGTGAGAGATGCCATAAAGAAGAGCTATAACTGCAAACGTTACTGCAAGCGCCTTGAGAAAGCACTGGAAGAAATCATACCTCTATTAAATGAGGTCATTGACACTGGTTCTGAGGAGATTTCGCAACATCGCCAGAATAGGCTTGCGGATTTTCATAAGAGGCTGAAGGATGGGACTGAGCTGGTAAACAGTTGTTCTAAGGTCAAGCGGTACAATTTGTACAAGAGCTATAAATTTGCAACGAAAATTCAAGCTTTGGAAAAGTATATTATCAATTTCCATCCGAAGCAAGGCTGGTTGCATACCATGTGTGATATGCAGCAGCTCAGAGAAAGTATGAAGCAGGGTTTTGAGACGATTCAGGTCGAAATTGCAGCACTCGAATTACAACAGCCTCGGCTGATGATAACTGATTCGATGAATCAGTTGCAAATCGACGAAGAGATTTCCAGTCACATCCCACAAATTCCTGAATTGCCTAAATCTCCTGTAGGTTTGCAGATTTCTATTGATGAGCTGTGGAAGCGTCTGTCCCCCGAAGATGTCTCACATGTTGCAGTGAAAGGATTGGGGGGCAGTGGAAAGACCACTCTGGCAATAGCTCTCTGCAATGACCCTAAAATCAAAG ATCACTTTAAGGACAGAATTGTTTTCGAAACAGTTTCGCAGTCCCCAAATCTCAGGGTAACCATTGAGAGACTGTGGGATAAGATAGTTCGTGGCGACAGACCTGATTTTCATAATGTTGAAGATGCCCGTATCCTGTTCCAGCAAGGGCTTAACCAAATGAAACCAAGGCCAACTTTGGTTGTGCTGGATGATGTCTGGAAAAAGCATCACCTTGAAAAACTGTTGTTTAAAGCAGAAGGATACAAGACTGTGATCACAACCAGAGATAGCCTTGTCGAAGCTTATTGCCAGTATGACTTGGAATTATTAAGCGAAGCAGGTGCTCTGTCCCTTTTCTGCTTTTGGGCATTTGGACAGAAAACAGTTCCAGAAACAGTTGATCAAAATCTAGTCAGCCAG GTAATAGCAGAATGCAAAGGATTGCCACTTGGTCTTAAGGTGATCGGAAGCTCTCTGCGTGATAAGCCTCCTGCAGTGTGGAGTCATGCGAGAAACAAGCTTTCTCAAGCAGAACCGATATCAGATTATCACAAAGATGGGCTTCTCAGCTGTCTGAAGACGAGTATAGATATCTTAGAAAGAGAAGTTCAAGAATGCTTTTTAGATTTGGGGATATTTCCAGAGGACAGAAAAAATCCTGTTGCTGCATTATCGGACCTGTGGGTTTATGTTCATGAGTTGGATTGGGAAGCTGCTTATAGAAATTTGATAGAACTTAATAATCGAAATTTGTTGAGTCTTGTGAACAGTGCAAT GGATCACTTTGGGAACATGTATGGCAGTAGCTCTGAACTTTTTATTCAGCATGATGTTCTACGGGACTTGGCTTTAACCCTTGCCAGGCAAGAAGAGTCAATAAACATGCGTAGAAGGCTTATTATGCCCAGGGGAGAAAATTATGTTCCCAAAATATGGAAAAAACATGCAGATTCTCCATTCAACGCTGAGATTGTTTCTTTGCACACAG GTATGATGAATGAGGAGGACTGGTGTCACATGAATTTTCCTAGAGCTAAGGCTCTTGTGTTAAACTTTTCTGCTAGTGAATACTTTCTCCCCCCATTTTTGCAGACCATGCAACAGTTAAAAGTCCTTGTAATTGTCAATTACAACTCAGAGCGGGCCTCTCTCAAAGGTTTATCAGTCCTATCTTCATTATCTCAGTTGAAGAGTCTTAGGTTAGAGAGAGTGATTGTTCCACCCCTCCATGATTATTGCCAAACCTGGCAAAAATTAGAGAAGCTATTGTTTAGCCTATGTGATTGTTGCGAAATTATGAATTGGATGCAGAGAAGTCTGTGCTTTAATTTACCCAATCTTCTTGAGCTTACCATTGATCACTGTAGTAAGTTGGAGGAACTTCCTGCATGTATTTGTAATATGACTTCCCTTCAAAAGTTGTCTGTTACATCCTGCCATATTCTTTATAAGTTGTCGGATGATCTAGGAAAGCTTAGTTCACTGCAAATGCTGCGTTTGAATGGATGCCCATGTTTAAAGGAGCTGCCATATTCCATATGTAAACTTAAACAGCTGAAATTCCTTGATATTTCACTGTGTGAACACATGCAGCAACTCCCAGACGAGTTTAGCCAATTGTCAAGCTTGGAAGGTCTTGATATGAGAGAGTGTTCTCATGTGAAGAAAATTCCTAAATCTTCCAGTGAGTTAAAATCCCTCGTGCATGTTATCTGTGATGAGAAGCTCAGCCTGCAATGGACAGCTATCAAGGCCTCCAACATTCCTCGGCTCAATGTTGAAGTTGCAGAAGAGCCTTTCCACTTGGACTGGCTTGAAGATTGA